The Synechococcus sp. RS9916 DNA segment GAAAGCTTGCGACCACCTTTACCAATACCCGCAGTCCCGGTTCCCAACTCAATCCCTTTGGCATTGAGAAGAGCCTCGTAGAAAGCGGTGAAATTCACTCGATCAGAGCCATCCTTTTTCTTGGAGACATATCCGCAGGCCGTCGCGAGCTCAGTCTTGGAGACATCACCCAGATCTTTGACTTTTGCGAGCAATTCGGCGCCGGTCAGCATTGAAGATTGATGCAACCGGCTGGTTATAGCGCCGGGCCACCCTTGTGCAAGAGGTTGTTGTCAATCAAGGGGCAATCTGCGCCTTCAACGCTACGGAGAGGCCAAAATGCCAAAATTCAGCGTTCACCAGCACCAAGGGTCTGCAGGGCATGCTCAGCAGCCACAAGTTCGCGCTCAGTGTGGATCCAGGCCTCATTCCCCAGCGGCAACGTTTCGATCTGATGCGCCAACTTGTGGCGCAGTTGTTCAAGGCGCCGCCGCAGTGATGCGCGGAGATGAACGATCCGCAAAGGGATCGAACAACAAGGTCCTGGTGCGCAAGCCAAGCCGAACCCCTGTCAATGGACAGTAGCCACTTTGG contains these protein-coding regions:
- a CDS encoding AbrB family transcriptional regulator, whose protein sequence is MLTGAELLAKVKDLGDVSKTELATACGYVSKKKDGSDRVNFTAFYEALLNAKGIELGTGTAGIGKGGRKLSYIAKVQGNGNLLIGKAYTAMLDLKPGDNFEIKLGRKVIRLIPEGAVEGED